In the Channa argus isolate prfri chromosome 6, Channa argus male v1.0, whole genome shotgun sequence genome, TGCTGCAGATGtgatataataaataaacagctgcaAACTGTTACAGGGGTGAATCAGCTTTCTTTCTCTAAGACCATTAAGACCATTGACATTGACCCCACCACTGCTAGCATAATCAAATCCTGGTTTAAACACTGTATTACCACTTGGATCCTACTGTTCTTTGAGTTTTGTGACTTAAATACAGTTTCTaatttcagactgaagaagatATACGGAAGATTAAAGAAAGAAGACGTAAGCAAATATAACACTTATTTTTAGGTATtgaaaacatgttaaacatgtatttacttAAAATGATCActgttcttttgttgtgttcttctctttctctaccCAGTGGCATCTTCTATTGAACAGCTTGTTTCCAAAAAAGACACAGCAGTTGAGGATAGCACAAGCACCAATGAGGATGAACCACAGCTATCCACAGAGGAGAAGGAGTTTCGTGAATACCTGAGATCTCTGTTTGAGGTTATGGTTATGTTAGGAAAACAGAGTATCCCACTAGAGGCTAACAAAGCATCTGAAGCCGAACACAAGTCCAATAACTTTCAGGCTCTGTTAGATTACCGCATGAATTCTGGAGATGAAGCGTTGAAGAAGCGGTTTGAGGCAACAGCTCTGAACACAGAATACCTCTCTGCAGCCCAGCAAAGCCAGCTCCTGGACGTCTGTGAGAACACAGTGAGGGAGGAGATGCTAATGGAGGTGCGAGAAAGCCGCTTCTTCTCTCTAGTGACCGGGGACCTTGTCGAGTTCGCTGGCGAGAAACACCTGCCTCTATTTTTACGCTTTGTGAATCAGCAGAATGTCCTTCGAGAGGAGTTTCTGGACTTTGTCCCATTTGATGGAGACGAGTCTGCACTGGTAGAGAGGCTAGAGGCCCAGCTGACTGACCGTTGGGGGCTCAGCATGGAGGAGTGCCGTGGTCAAGCCCACAAAGCAACTGGCACTTCCACCAccaaaatgaaagctgtggctgTATTACTGATGGAGAAGTATCCCCTGGCATTGCACATGCCTTGCTCCCATATGGcactgaacatccacctggCCAACAGCCTGCCTTTTCCCAGTGTCCAGGTTGTCATGGAGACTCTACGGAGGATTGGTGCCTTTTTTAGCACCCCATTCACTCAGGATGAGCTAGAGCGAGCGATATCTACTCACTACcagaaaaatgaagagaaagggaGCGCACTAAAACAAACCTGTGGCCCTGGCTGGACAGAGCAGCACAATGTCTTTGATGTGCTGCTAGATTTGTTGCCACCCCTGTTGCTGTGCATGGACACCATCCGAGACAATGTCGATGGAACATTTGCTGATGCCGTTGTCACGGATGCGTATTCAATCGCAGAAATTCTGGCTGATTTTGAGATCGTTGTCACCATCGTCATCTTAAAGAATGTTCTCACATTCACCAGAGCCTTTGGGAGGAATCTCAATGGGGAAACATTGGATGTGTTTTTTGCTGCCAACAGTCTGACCGCAGTCCTACATTCCCTAAATGAGGTCAGCGATAACATCGAAGTCTACCATGAATTCTGGTATGAGGAGGCCGTAAGTGTGGCCACTGTGGCAGAGATCCCTGTGACCATCCCGAGGCTGTTCCTTCGGAAGCAGCGTGCAGCTGATGTGGTCGAAATCCAAGCAGAGGTCTATTTTAAGGAGTACGTGACCGTCCCAGTTATCCGTGGCATCATGCAGGAGGTAGAGGACATGTTCTCCGAGACCAACCTCAAAGCTCTTAAGTGTCTGTCACTggtcccagctgtcatgggcCAAATGAAGTTCAACACCACTGAGGAGAACTACGCGGAGGTTTACCGCAACGACCTCCCAAACCCAGATACACTCCCTGCAGAGCTCCACTGCTGGAGAATAAAGTGGAAGCACAGGGGCAAAGAGGTCCGCCTGCCCACCACCATCCACGAAACCTTGCAGCTTCCAGATGTCAAGTTCTTTCCTAACGTCAATTCTTTCCTCAAGGTGCTTTCTACCTTACCAGTTCTCAAGCTGGAGGACAACAAAACTGACATGGCGAGTGACCGACTGCAGGTTTATCTCAACAGCGTGCCTGTTAACCAGTGGAACAAAAGTCTTATAATGCTCAACGTTAACACCCATGTCAAACACGACTTGGATGTCATGGTAGACAAATACTGCAGACTATATCCAGAGGATGATCCCGAAGCTGAGGGAGAGTGCGAGGAAGCAGCGGAGGAAGATGCGACAAAGTAATATAACACAGACACTGAGAAAAATAACCAGTTGTGGGACAAAAATGAGTAATAAACGCACACCCTCCTTTCTTGTGTCTGTTTTGATGCATTGACATCTGGATTTatgtacaaataaatgaattgcaggtgtaaaaagaaaaaagatgcaaTTTTTTTCACGAAAAATCCAATGAtccttgtttttattgtatgtgaGATAAATGCATATGAGTTGAAATGCATTACAACTTGATCTTGATCTTGCATGTATGTGGGCAAGCAAAActtaataaaatttaaactttaaaataaatatacctGTTGGATTAAGATGTCagcctttaaaaatgtgtcagatAGATTCAGTCAATTTTCAGTTATCAGGCTGTCAGAGCAGCCTCCTTTCTGATTATGAAGTGATCCTAAGGAagtgtagttgtttttttttctgctttttatttaactaaCTTTTTTTTAGGCAAATGCTTATGTTGCTGATAGATCCTTATTTGAGAATATCTAAAACTCCAATATGTTGAAAGTTCCAATGGTGCATTTGGACACTGAGCATTCTGATATGTTACTGATAGGTTACCTGTTTGCTGGTCTGCaggaaaaatgcaaacaatttcACGCAATTCTGAATTCAGAAATAATTGTATCATGTTATTTGCTTATTGCAAATAGTCTTTTGCTGCAACAACTTGTCAGAATTTATACAAACTagtctgttttcagtttgattaaataaactgttttttaacGTTTTAtggcaaatatatttttctgcctCTGGTTGTATGAAAACGCAATTTTTGGACCCAGTTTTTTGTAGTTATTTAGTTGAATTGACGACCATTTCATCCACATGGAGCAAAAGCCTTATGTTACATCCGCCCTAGATAAAATTTGGCATTTTACACCATGGTAGCAGCTCCTCTTTGCTGACCAGCAGGCCTGAGCATAGACGTTAGGACAGCAGTAAATATTTCGACGCCTTGTACATAAAATCAATGCGTTCTATTTAGTCGCGCGGGTGTGCCGCCTGTTACTTCCTGGCAGGGGCGGGGAGTCTGTCTTCAACGTGCAGGTGCCCCAAAAAGCTGATGTGACGCTGCTCTTATTTCCGCTGATAAACAATGGATGAAAACTTGAGCAAAGTGCTGTTGGCGGTGCTTCTTGAGTTACACAAAGTGAACTGCTTCCATGTTTTTGATGCCAGGTTACCAGGTCATGTCACATGTGATTATATTCATTGATTTAATTCCATCGTGGTATTATACAGCGTGAAGCtcaacaaaatattaatgtttatttatctTCTGTTTGGATTCTCACACATGACACAGTGTGTTtaattaaatgcaacaaaacacGGCGGTTTGCTGCGTTGTCTGCATGTTAGTATTAGTCGTTACCGTTTATATTTACAAGGATCATAAACGACTAATCTGCAGCTGTGGCTCATAGACCTGCCCACTGGCTGTGGCTCCTTTCTCTTGCTGGCCAGACGATGACGAGCGCGGGTCATAGTTCACCGTGCAACCTCCCAGACCCGGGGAATCACGAAGCATCCCACAAATGTGGGTGGGGTCGCTTTGATGCGCAACCAGACAGTAATGTGCGCTCCACAGCGAAGCCCCAAGTCCATTTAAACTTCAGTAAGAACAAACAGCCTGCaggaggtgagagagggaggcGTGTGGGCTCTGTTTCCCTTTAGTCTCAGGCAAAGATTGGTgagacacacactcagcagAGAGTTACATAAGGAGGAATAAGCCTGACTGGACAAAACCTGAAAGGGTACCGGGGTTGAGGGACCGAGTCTACAAGTCGTGAGTAGGACGTTAGTCTGCACGTTTATTCCCGATTTAGAGCTTTTAGGTGCATCCTTTCTAGTCCTAGTAGGCTGTTTATCACTATGGCATGGCCGTGCATTACGCGTGCTTGCTGCATTAACCGCTTTTGGACCGAGCTGGACAAAGGGGACATCGCGGTGCCTTTGGTTTTCACTAAATACTCGGATGTGGCCGACGTACAGCATCTGGCCCATCACCCGCAGCCGAAACAGAAGAGTACCGGTGCCATTGCCATAGAAACCCAGTCCCATCCCGGAGAGCAGGAGGCTGAGAAGGCACCGCCCGCGACGGGTGCCGCAGCGTGCAAAGATGGCTCTACTGCGTCCGTCATGCGCCAAGACTTCAAGGCATGGAGTGTGCGTCCTGAGCCCAGCTGCAAGCCTAGAAACGAGTACCAACCCTCGCCGACTCCGTTCAATAATGAAACTCAGTATCAAAAGGATTACAAGCCCTGGCCTATACCGAAGAAGCACGACCACCCATGGATTCCTAAACCCAGCCCCACCGCAGCCTCCACTACCTCCGGCGGGCCAGAGCGCAGCGGAGGGGCCGCAGAGGCCGAGAGCGGCTTGGAGAAGAGCGAGATCGAGGAGAAAATGCAGGAGAAAGAGTCGAAGGAGGCGATAAAAAGAAGCGCAAAGAGGGAAAAGTCAATGGAGAGACAGACTGAGGAGAAGGCGGAGGGAGAGATGCCTGCAGATGTGAGCGCCGAGCAGAGGAAAGACAGAGCAGCTGCAGACGCTGTCAACAAACAGATTAAGGAGGTGATGTCGACTTCTAGCAGCTACAGGTGAGTGTGCGTGtgggtgcatgtgtgaatgACACAAGTGTGTTCTCCATATAATTTGATGCCACtgaaaaaatctgtttattattttttttttttgcattatttctgAAGCTGCACTTAAAGATGTATCCCGTTACACAGCATTTCTGAAACACGTCAGACGCAGCCTCTGCACGCTGCCCTGCCCTGTGATACATCATGGGACATTTGGTACTGCTTAGTCTCTAATTACAATCTCCAGTGATGTccaaaagaaacattaaaggttgctttattgatttttcttttgtgcctTATCCTCCCTGAGAGTACTACCAAAATCAATTCTGCAGCCCATGAATGAGCGGAGCCAGTAAAAGGGTCTGGATGGAATCAGGATTCTTAACATGGTTTCTTTGCACAGGCTCTTCCTCCAAATTAAACTGAGATTGCATGATGCATCCGAGACTCACTGACTTCATCGTCTTTCCGCTGAACTACAAATAATAGAATACAGATTGCACCAGCGCTTTtgtaaagagaaacacacatgcagtaatAACAATTAGTACTAAAAAGCTGACTTACTATGTGATTTACGAGTAAGGGGAAAGAACATTTGTTAGTCGGAAGGCCTCTGTTTTTTGGCCTGGAATTACCTCACTTGTGTCACTTATAGTTACCGACGAGAAATGACCCTTTGTCAAAACAGAATAACAACAGttcaatacaaacacacacacatacacacacacaatacacacctCTTAATATCAAGGCACAAGTCTTATATTTAAGTTACTTTGCTTAAGCAGAGTTTCAAATGCTCTAGGTTGCcttgatttaacattttacagactACATCCATGGATGGATTATAACACAGTGGGCTCCTGGGTACCGATATGTAAGAGCCCGCTACCTCTTGTGGTTTTGGTACAGTTGTTTTGCATCTCgtcattttgtgtgtcttaGAGATGGTTAGACGTTTGCATCTTTTATGGATCTCTTCCTGCTCGTTCTACATCTTGTTTGTAGCCATTTTGTATCATTGCCTTTGTCCTGCAGACTCATTCAGTGATGTGGGCCTCACTATAGCAGTCCAGTTCCAGTCTCTCTGACCTGCACGAAATAAATACAGCCATTTCAGGTTTTATAGCTCTTAAAAggttcatttaaaaatcaaaatcacaGCAAATACTATACAGAGAAATTACAAATCCCATTTCTAGAAATTTTGGGATGCTGTGTGAAACGTTAatataaagaaagaagaaaaaaacaattgattCAAAGACAATATTTTAAGTTGAAAGTTTAAATCTGAGgtcagcaacacattttaacaaagttGGGACAAAGGCATTGACTTTTCTttacctcttcttttaacaacaccGTAAGCATTGTAAGCATTTGGGAAGTGAGAGGACAATTGTTTTCATCCCTAAAGGAAACTTTTTTCATGCTTGATGTaggattttagctgctcaacagttcagggcttcctttgtcatatttgtcatttcaaaatgtgctAAATGTTTTACACGTTACACAGtttcccaacttttctgaaaacagGTTCCAATAGGTGAATAGAATCGTGTGATATGAGTTGGTTATAAAGCAATAAACAGTAAAGCAGCAGGATTGTTCACCGCCCGGTTCCTGAGCTATTAACAAGAGTCCTTatacatcttcttcttttcctttcggctgttccctttcaggtgtcaccacagcgaatcatgtgcctccatctaaccctgtcatctgcatcctcttcatgtcctccctcactacatccataaatcccccctttggtcttcctctagacctcctgcctggcagctccaacctcagcatccttctaccgatatattcacaatttcttctctgaacatgtccaaaccacctcaatctggcctctttgactttatctccgaaacatctaacatgagctgtccctctgatgtcctcattcctgatcctgtccatcctcgtcactcccaaagagaacctcaacatcttaagctctgctacctccagctctgcctcctgtcttttcttcagtggcactgtctctaagccgaacaacatcgctggtctcaccaccgtcttgaacacctttcctttcattctcgctgagactcttttatcacacaacacacctgacacttttctccacccgttccaaacTGCctcactcgcctcttcacctcttttccacactctccgttgctacATACAAGTCATAAAAGTCCCTCATCATCAGCATATAACCAGTCCAAATTCAGTACTGTCACATGTATGATTAGTGCTAATATAGAATTAGTTCCTTGTATTAATAAGCTAATATGCCGGTCATAATCATTAACTTGTAGTAATACAGTCACTATAAAAGTCATATTAGTTAGCATGACTGgttaaagtgtatgtgttaatGTTGCATCATACGCATTTCACTTCGGCAGTATGGAAAACATGCAGTGctcttctggaaaaaaaaactggtaacCCCAACCTATACGTTCAACTGAAAAGAAATCATTATTGAAcgttttacatatttttcaagaaacaaataaacaacaaaatattgggGATTTTGGGCCTTTTTACATAAGTGTCAGAAATTACTTACCAGAATAAATGTGGACAAAAATAAGTCACACAGCTTAAacttttatatatgctttatcaATTGCTCTTAGGACTGAGTTCAAGGCATATAAGGGTGTAAAACCAGTGAAGGCCATCAAAGCTACAACTCAGTATAAACCCCCTCTGGAGGAAGCAAGTCTGGAAACCAGCTACAGTGCCACGTTCAAGGGGGAGCAGGTGAAACCTCACCCCACTGACAACAAACTTCTGGATCGCAGGAGGATACGCAGCCTGTACAGTGAACCTAGCAAGGAACCTGCCAAGGTGAGAGCAAAAGGTTGATGCACACATAGAGTAAAGTTAGAAATCAGTCAGTTATGTTAGAAATAGTCCAGTCTCGACTTTTTTAGCCCTGCTATATCAGGGGTTTAGTGTTCTGTGGTTAACGCGGTGCTGCATCCACTCAATGGAAGCCCAGccacataaattaaaattttttttatatactatCCAAGTCAGGCAATTGGCTAATGGCAGGTGATTTCAAAACTCATAACACACCGTATAACGTGACCTCATATCTTAGATTCAATTGTATTTAACTAAAcgttatgtacagtatatggatCATGCCGTGAAAAAAAGCACGAGGCAGATCATTGAATTGTCTTTACTAATAttaaaaggttcagtgtgtcaGTTTCTTGTTTTCGGCTTTGAATATGCAGTAAGTGACTTAATCTCCTAATAAAGTGGGTCTGTATTTGAAGATATTTTTGGCCTTAATTTGAGGTCTATTTCCTTATAATTACCTAATGTATGCAGGACAATGTAGTttggtacaaaaaaaaaagaaaaattgaaagTGTTCAATAATAACTTCAGTCAGTTGCCTTGATTTCCACATGAATTTCTATAAAAGAAATGGCTCAATTTAAGGTTTCaggtttttctcatttattttttattgtaaactttatttttcacttataatgttttgtgtgtgtttgtacacaaaTTGCAAAATTTCCATTTCTAGGTTATCTGATACCATCGGAATAAAATTCTGAGTGTTGCTCTAGTTCTAGCTTGGCATTTAGGAAACAGTATTTAACCTATAAAAAGAGATATGGTTCTTTTCAAGAGTCTTAGGAGCAACATTGGAAATATCATAGAATTTAAAGGCCCATGAAATAAATCTCTTGCTTAAAAAAGCTCTCATTGTGCATGCTATTCAAAATTAAGTCAATTTTGGTTACTAATTGCTTAATATTGTGTCTATAGTAGTGTTTTCATATGGCCACTCCCTCTCTCATTCTTGTAGGACTTCTCAGAGACTGAGAGCAGCTCTGTTCATAATCTGCTGTAGTCAGGTGTGTTCTCTATTTCTTCTAGATAGCATGGAGGCTTCTATCAGAAGTGTGCATACTGTCCACAAACATACCCACTCTCAGTATGCACTGTGGCCAGTTTGAGACTCAGTCACATCACACAGCAGC is a window encoding:
- the thap12b gene encoding THAP domain containing 12b gives rise to the protein MPNFCAAPNCTRKSTQSDLAFFRFPRDPERCRIWVENCRRADLEAKTSDQLNKHYRLCAKHFDPAMVCKTSPYRTVLKDTAIPTIFDLTSHLKNPHTRHRKRIKELTEEDIRKIKERRLASSIEQLVSKKDTAVEDSTSTNEDEPQLSTEEKEFREYLRSLFEVMVMLGKQSIPLEANKASEAEHKSNNFQALLDYRMNSGDEALKKRFEATALNTEYLSAAQQSQLLDVCENTVREEMLMEVRESRFFSLVTGDLVEFAGEKHLPLFLRFVNQQNVLREEFLDFVPFDGDESALVERLEAQLTDRWGLSMEECRGQAHKATGTSTTKMKAVAVLLMEKYPLALHMPCSHMALNIHLANSLPFPSVQVVMETLRRIGAFFSTPFTQDELERAISTHYQKNEEKGSALKQTCGPGWTEQHNVFDVLLDLLPPLLLCMDTIRDNVDGTFADAVVTDAYSIAEILADFEIVVTIVILKNVLTFTRAFGRNLNGETLDVFFAANSLTAVLHSLNEVSDNIEVYHEFWYEEAVSVATVAEIPVTIPRLFLRKQRAADVVEIQAEVYFKEYVTVPVIRGIMQEVEDMFSETNLKALKCLSLVPAVMGQMKFNTTEENYAEVYRNDLPNPDTLPAELHCWRIKWKHRGKEVRLPTTIHETLQLPDVKFFPNVNSFLKVLSTLPVLKLEDNKTDMASDRLQVYLNSVPVNQWNKSLIMLNVNTHVKHDLDVMVDKYCRLYPEDDPEAEGECEEAAEEDATK
- the map6b gene encoding microtubule-associated protein 6 homolog isoform X2 produces the protein MAWPCITRACCINRFWTELDKGDIAVPLVFTKYSDVADVQHLAHHPQPKQKSTGAIAIETQSHPGEQEAEKAPPATGAAACKDGSTASVMRQDFKAWSVRPEPSCKPRNEYQPSPTPFNNETQYQKDYKPWPIPKKHDHPWIPKPSPTAASTTSGGPERSGGAAEAESGLEKSEIEEKMQEKESKEAIKRSAKREKSMERQTEEKAEGEMPADVSAEQRKDRAAADAVNKQIKEVMSTSSSYRTEFKAYKGVKPVKAIKATTQYKPPLEEASLETSYSATFKGEQVKPHPTDNKLLDRRRIRSLYSEPSKEPAKDFSETESSSVHNLL
- the map6b gene encoding microtubule-associated protein 6 homolog isoform X1; its protein translation is MAWPCITRACCINRFWTELDKGDIAVPLVFTKYSDVADVQHLAHHPQPKQKSTGAIAIETQSHPGEQEAEKAPPATGAAACKDGSTASVMRQDFKAWSVRPEPSCKPRNEYQPSPTPFNNETQYQKDYKPWPIPKKHDHPWIPKPSPTAASTTSGGPERSGGAAEAESGLEKSEIEEKMQEKESKEAIKRSAKREKSMERQTEEKAEGEMPADVSAEQRKDRAAADAVNKQIKEVMSTSSSYRTEFKAYKGVKPVKAIKATTQYKPPLEEASLETSYSATFKGEQVKPHPTDNKLLDRRRIRSLYSEPSKEPAKVDKPVSRTKPKKTPTTTTVKMAKKAKEKQIASSQSAKKKPSLVAPEPKPEGAVTKKSKEISNRLTEAKH